Proteins co-encoded in one Fusarium musae strain F31 chromosome 3, whole genome shotgun sequence genomic window:
- a CDS encoding hypothetical protein (EggNog:ENOG41) gives MEISKNSKSGIHGSGTLAKWRRRSLIPSTWETSVRFVNVNESAAAGSALAQAFATDAMSQYVLDGDDMADYSDEQKWKLHVDYMTYMVAAHCYKGMVTTIGSDYDAVALWLAPGQQMDDWWTSLRSGMWKLYYQLSAEGRRRYYNEMIPVLDQTKEEVMGERNQDCYYLVYIGTKPNAQGRGYAGKLIRDMVAKADAEQRPMYLESSTEHNNGYYAKFGFEVKRDVVFEGGSEPITMWIMVREPQKTRPACSSVIVSAVSNAVKF, from the exons ATGGAGATCAGCAAGAATAGTAAAAGTGGTATCCATGGCTCTGGGACGTTGGCCAAGTGGCGGCGACGCTCCCTCATACCATCTACCTGGGAAACCTCTGTTCGTTTCGTTAATGTGAACGAGTCTGCGGCAGCTGGTAGTGCGCTGGCCCAGGCCTTTGCAACCGATGCCATGAGTCAGTATGTACTCGACGGTGACGACATGGCAGATTATTCGGATGAACAAAAGTGGAAGCTTCATGTCGACTATATGACCTATATGGTTGCAGCGCACTGCTACAAGGGAATGGTGACAACCATCGGGTCGGACTATGATGCTGTAGCCCTTTG GCTTGCTCCGGGTCAGCAGATGGACGACTGGTGGACTAGCCTTCGCAGTGGTATGTGGAAGCTATACTATCAACTGTCAGCTGAAGGACGGAGACGATACTACAATGAGATGATCCCTGTTCTGGACCAGACCAAGGAAGAGGTCATGGGCGAAAGGAACCAGGATTGCTATTATCTCGTCTACATCGGTACCAAGCCTAATGCCCAAGGCAGAGGTTATGCCGGAAAACTGATCCGCGATATGGTCGCCAAG GCCGATGCCGAACAGCGTCCCATGTATCTCGAGTCCAGCACCGAACATAACAACGGCTACTACGCCAAGTTCGGTTTCGAGGTCAAACGTGACGTCGTCTTTGAGGGAGGCTCCGAGCCCATCACGATGTGGATCATGGTTCGCGAGCCTCAGAAGACTCGCCCCGCTTGCAGCTCTGTTATCGTTTCTGCCGTCAGCAACGCAGTCAAGTTCTAG